From one Bacteroides fragilis NCTC 9343 genomic stretch:
- the rpsG gene encoding 30S ribosomal protein S7, with protein MRKAKPKKRVILPDPVFNDQKVSKFVNHLMYDGKKNTSYEIFYAALETVKAKLPNEEKTALEIWKKALDNVTPQVEVKSRRVGGATFQVPTEIRPDRKESISMKNLILFARKRGGKSMADKLAAEIMDAFNEQGGAFKRKEDMHRMAEANRAFAHFRF; from the coding sequence ATGAGAAAAGCAAAACCAAAAAAACGCGTTATCCTTCCGGATCCCGTGTTCAATGACCAGAAGGTTTCTAAATTTGTAAACCATCTGATGTATGATGGAAAGAAGAACACTTCTTATGAAATCTTTTACGCTGCACTGGAAACAGTAAAAGCAAAACTTCCTAACGAAGAAAAAACTGCTCTTGAAATCTGGAAGAAAGCGTTAGATAACGTAACTCCTCAAGTTGAAGTAAAATCACGCCGTGTGGGTGGTGCAACTTTCCAGGTTCCTACCGAAATTCGCCCGGATCGTAAAGAATCAATCTCAATGAAGAACCTGATTCTGTTCGCTCGCAAGAGAGGCGGTAAATCTATGGCTGATAAATTGGCTGCTGAAATCATGGATGCATTCAATGAACAAGGCGGTGCTTTCAAACGTAAAGAAGATATGCACAGAATGGCTGAAGCTAACCGTGCATTTGCTCATTTCAGATTCTAA
- the rplC gene encoding 50S ribosomal protein L3: MPGLLGKKIGMTSVFSADGKNVPCTVIEAGPCVVTQVKTVEKDGYAAVQLGFQDKKEKHTTKPLMGHFKKAGVTPKRHLAEFKEFENELNLGDTVTVELFDGADYVDVVGTSKGKGFQGVVKRHGFGGVGQSTHGQHNRARKPGSIGACSYPAKVFKGMRMGGQMGGDRVTVQNLQVLKVIAEHNLLLIKGSVPGCKGSIVLIEK, translated from the coding sequence ATGCCAGGATTATTAGGAAAAAAAATCGGAATGACATCCGTTTTCAGTGCCGATGGTAAGAATGTACCATGCACTGTTATCGAAGCAGGTCCTTGTGTTGTTACTCAGGTAAAGACCGTAGAGAAAGATGGCTATGCAGCCGTTCAGTTGGGTTTCCAGGACAAAAAGGAAAAACATACAACTAAACCGTTGATGGGTCACTTCAAAAAGGCTGGAGTAACACCGAAGAGACACTTGGCCGAGTTCAAGGAATTTGAAAACGAGTTAAATCTGGGTGATACTGTTACAGTAGAACTGTTCGACGGCGCAGACTATGTAGACGTTGTTGGTACTTCTAAAGGTAAAGGCTTCCAGGGTGTAGTTAAAAGACATGGCTTTGGTGGTGTAGGTCAATCTACTCACGGTCAGCACAACCGTGCCCGTAAACCGGGTTCTATCGGTGCTTGTTCGTATCCTGCAAAAGTGTTCAAAGGAATGCGCATGGGCGGACAAATGGGTGGCGACAGAGTTACTGTTCAAAACTTACAGGTATTAAAAGTAATCGCGGAACACAATCTTCTTTTGATCAAGGGTTCTGTACCGGGTTGCAAAGGTTCAATCGTATTAATTGAAAAATAA
- the rpsJ gene encoding 30S ribosomal protein S10 — protein sequence MSQKIRIKLKSYDHNLVDKSAEKIVRTVKATGAIVSGPIPLPTHKRIFTVNRSTFVNKKSREQFELSSFKRLIDIYSSTAKTVDALMKLELPSGVEVEIKV from the coding sequence ATGAGTCAGAAAATTAGAATTAAACTGAAATCTTACGACCACAACTTGGTTGACAAATCAGCTGAGAAGATCGTTAGAACAGTGAAGGCTACCGGTGCTATTGTTAGCGGACCGATTCCCCTTCCGACGCACAAGCGTATCTTTACAGTAAACCGCTCTACTTTCGTTAACAAGAAATCAAGAGAGCAGTTTGAACTTTCTTCATTCAAGAGGCTGATCGATATCTATAGCTCAACAGCTAAGACTGTAGATGCTCTGATGAAGTTAGAGTTGCCGAGTGGTGTAGAAGTAGAAATTAAAGTGTAG
- the fusA gene encoding elongation factor G, with protein MAKNDLHLTRNIGIMAHIDAGKTTTSERILFYTGLTHKIGEVHDGAATMDWMEQEQERGITITSAATTTRWKYAGDTYKINLIDTPGHVDFTAEVERSLRILDGAVAAYCAVGGVEPQSETVWRQADKYNVPRIAYVNKMDRSGADFFEVVRQMKAVLGANPCPVVIPIGAEENFKGLVDLIKMKAIYWHDETMGADYTIEEIPANLVDEANEWRDKMLEKVAEFDDALMEKYFDDPSTITEEEVLRALRNATVQMAVVPMLCGSSFKNKGVQTLLDYVCAFLPSPLDAENVVGTNPDTGAEEDRKPSEDDKTSALAFKIATDPYVGRLTFFRVYSGKIEAGSYIYNSRSGKKERVSRLFQMHSNKQNPVEVIGAGDIGAGVGFKDIHTGDTLCDETAPIVLESMDFPEPVIGIAVEPKTQKDMDKLSNGLAKLAEEDPTFTVKTDEQTGQTVISGMGELHLDIIIDRLKREFKVECNQGKPQVNYKEAITKTVNLREVYKKQSGGRGKFADIIVNIGPVDEDFTQGGLQFVDEVKGGNIPKEFIPSVQKGFQTAMKNGVLAGYPLDSLKVTLVDGSFHPVDSDQLSFEICAIQAYKNACAKAGPVLMEPIMKLEVVTPEENMGDVIGDLNKRRGQVEGMESSRSGARIVKAMVPLAEMFGYVTALRTITSGRATSSMVYSHHAQVSSSIAKAVLEEVKGRADLL; from the coding sequence ATGGCAAAGAATGATTTACATTTGACTCGTAATATCGGTATCATGGCTCACATCGATGCCGGAAAGACAACAACTTCTGAACGTATCCTGTTCTACACCGGATTGACTCACAAAATCGGAGAGGTACACGATGGTGCTGCAACAATGGACTGGATGGAGCAAGAGCAGGAACGTGGTATTACTATCACTTCTGCCGCTACAACTACTCGTTGGAAGTATGCTGGTGATACTTATAAAATCAACCTGATTGACACTCCGGGACACGTGGACTTTACTGCTGAGGTAGAACGTTCACTTCGTATCCTTGATGGTGCTGTTGCTGCTTACTGTGCTGTAGGTGGTGTAGAACCTCAGTCGGAAACTGTATGGCGTCAGGCTGACAAATATAACGTACCGCGTATCGCTTACGTTAACAAAATGGACCGTTCGGGTGCTGACTTCTTTGAAGTTGTTCGCCAGATGAAGGCTGTTTTGGGTGCAAATCCGTGTCCGGTTGTTATTCCTATCGGTGCAGAAGAAAACTTCAAAGGATTGGTTGATCTGATCAAAATGAAAGCTATCTACTGGCACGATGAAACAATGGGTGCTGACTATACCATAGAAGAAATTCCTGCTAATCTCGTTGACGAAGCCAACGAATGGAGAGATAAAATGCTTGAAAAAGTAGCTGAATTTGATGATGCGTTGATGGAAAAATACTTTGATGATCCTTCTACTATTACAGAAGAAGAAGTATTGAGAGCTCTTCGCAATGCAACTGTTCAGATGGCTGTAGTTCCGATGTTGTGCGGTTCTTCATTCAAGAATAAGGGCGTACAGACTTTGCTTGACTATGTTTGTGCTTTCTTGCCTTCTCCGTTGGATGCTGAAAACGTAGTTGGTACAAACCCTGATACCGGTGCCGAAGAAGATCGTAAACCGAGCGAAGACGATAAAACTTCAGCTTTGGCATTTAAGATCGCTACTGACCCGTATGTAGGACGTTTGACTTTCTTCCGTGTATACTCTGGTAAGATTGAAGCCGGTTCTTATATCTACAACTCTCGTTCAGGTAAGAAAGAACGTGTTTCTCGTCTGTTCCAGATGCACTCAAACAAACAGAATCCGGTAGAAGTGATTGGTGCCGGTGATATTGGTGCCGGTGTAGGTTTCAAGGATATTCACACTGGTGATACACTGTGTGACGAAACAGCTCCGATCGTTCTTGAGTCAATGGACTTCCCGGAACCGGTAATCGGTATTGCTGTGGAACCGAAAACTCAGAAGGATATGGACAAACTGTCTAACGGTTTGGCTAAACTGGCTGAAGAAGACCCGACATTCACAGTGAAAACTGACGAACAGACAGGTCAGACAGTTATTTCCGGTATGGGTGAGCTTCACTTGGATATCATTATCGACCGTCTGAAACGTGAATTCAAAGTAGAATGTAACCAGGGTAAACCTCAGGTTAACTACAAAGAGGCTATCACTAAGACAGTTAACTTGCGTGAGGTTTATAAGAAACAATCTGGTGGTCGTGGTAAGTTCGCTGATATTATTGTGAACATCGGCCCGGTTGATGAAGACTTTACTCAAGGTGGTCTGCAGTTCGTTGATGAAGTGAAGGGTGGTAACATTCCTAAGGAATTCATTCCTTCAGTTCAGAAAGGTTTCCAGACTGCAATGAAGAATGGTGTGCTGGCTGGCTATCCGCTGGATTCATTGAAAGTGACTTTGGTCGATGGTTCATTCCACCCGGTTGACTCTGACCAGTTGTCTTTCGAAATCTGTGCTATCCAGGCATATAAGAATGCTTGTGCTAAGGCAGGTCCTGTATTGATGGAGCCTATCATGAAGCTGGAAGTCGTTACTCCGGAAGAAAACATGGGTGACGTTATCGGTGACTTGAACAAACGCCGTGGCCAGGTTGAAGGTATGGAGTCAAGCCGTTCAGGAGCCCGTATCGTAAAAGCAATGGTTCCGTTGGCAGAAATGTTCGGTTACGTAACCGCATTGCGTACTATCACTTCTGGTCGTGCCACTTCATCAATGGTATACTCTCATCACGCTCAGGTTTCTAGCTCTATCGCTAAAGCGGTATTGGAAGAAGTAAAAGGACGTGCTGATTTACTCTAA